A genomic segment from Pseudomonas mendocina encodes:
- a CDS encoding L,D-transpeptidase family protein produces the protein MRWLLPLLCLTLSFNTLASTTPAPSIRTVDKVLVLKSERKLHLQQRGETIKSYRISLGKQPDGAKQREGDLRTPEGFYWIDWRKPSDKYQLSLHISYPNARDLAKAKEAGVPPGSMIMIHGTPLDEEYPEWFFHTLDWTEGCIAMKNDDMREVWSLVNDGTLIEIRP, from the coding sequence ATGCGCTGGTTGCTGCCCCTGCTCTGCCTGACCCTAAGCTTCAACACCCTGGCCAGCACCACGCCAGCGCCCAGCATCCGCACCGTTGACAAGGTACTGGTGCTCAAGTCCGAACGTAAACTGCACCTGCAGCAGCGTGGCGAGACCATCAAGTCCTATCGCATTTCTCTGGGCAAGCAGCCTGACGGCGCCAAGCAGCGCGAAGGCGACTTGCGCACACCTGAAGGTTTCTACTGGATCGACTGGCGCAAGCCGAGCGACAAGTACCAGCTGTCGCTGCACATTTCCTACCCCAACGCCCGTGATCTGGCCAAGGCCAAGGAAGCCGGCGTACCGCCAGGCAGCATGATCATGATCCACGGCACACCGCTGGACGAGGAGTACCCGGAGTGGTTCTTCCACACCCTCGACTGGACGGAGGGCTGCATCGCCATGAAGAACGACGACATGCGCGAGGTGTGGAGCCTGGTCAATGATGGCACGCTGATCGAAATCAGGCCCTGA
- a CDS encoding CoA pyrophosphatase, which produces MLDELLHRVRGYSPRPLETERSFPEAAVLVPITRSDEPELVLTLRASGLSTHGGEVAFPGGRRDPEDRDLVDTALREAEEEIGLPPGLVEVVGPLSSLVSRHGIQVTPYVGVVPDYVEYKANDAEIASVFSVPLEFFRGDPREMTHRIDYLGRSWYVPSYTYGEYRIWGLTAIMVVELVNLVFDDAQIALHQPPEHFIHLR; this is translated from the coding sequence ATGCTGGACGAGTTGCTCCATCGCGTGCGTGGTTACAGCCCGCGCCCTCTGGAGACCGAGCGCAGCTTCCCCGAGGCGGCGGTGCTGGTCCCGATTACCCGCAGTGATGAACCTGAGCTGGTGCTGACCCTGCGCGCCAGTGGTTTGTCGACTCACGGTGGCGAGGTCGCCTTCCCCGGTGGCCGGCGCGATCCTGAAGACCGTGATCTGGTGGATACCGCGCTGCGTGAGGCCGAGGAAGAGATCGGCCTGCCGCCGGGGCTCGTGGAAGTGGTCGGTCCGCTCAGCAGTCTGGTGTCGCGCCATGGCATTCAGGTCACGCCTTACGTCGGGGTAGTGCCGGATTACGTCGAATACAAGGCCAACGATGCCGAGATCGCCTCGGTGTTCTCGGTGCCACTGGAGTTCTTCCGCGGCGATCCACGCGAGATGACCCACCGCATCGATTACCTCGGGCGCAGCTGGTACGTGCCGTCCTATACCTACGGCGAGTACCGCATCTGGGGGCTCACGGCGATCATGGTGGTGGAACTGGTCAATCTGGTCTTCGACGATGCTCAGATCGCCCTGCATCAGCCGCCCGAACATTTCATACACCTGCGCTGA
- a CDS encoding Nif3-like dinuclear metal center hexameric protein encodes MYKLCFYVPEAHLEPVKKAVFAAGGGRIGLYDSCCWQVLGQGQFRALDGSQPFIGQVGSVEQVAEWKVEMVVADEMIHDAVKALKKSHPYETPAFDVWRLSDLQF; translated from the coding sequence ATGTACAAACTGTGTTTCTACGTGCCGGAAGCCCATCTGGAACCGGTTAAAAAGGCTGTGTTTGCGGCCGGCGGCGGGCGCATCGGTCTTTACGACAGTTGTTGCTGGCAGGTGCTGGGCCAAGGTCAGTTCCGCGCCTTGGACGGTAGCCAGCCGTTCATCGGGCAGGTTGGCAGCGTCGAGCAGGTTGCCGAGTGGAAAGTGGAAATGGTCGTGGCTGACGAGATGATCCACGATGCCGTCAAGGCACTGAAGAAGAGCCATCCATACGAAACGCCCGCCTTCGATGTCTGGCGGCTGTCCGATCTGCAATTCTGA
- a CDS encoding NUDIX hydrolase, with translation MKFCNQCGNPVTRMIPAGDNRMRHVCSHCDTVHYENPRIVAGCLPVWRDQVLLCRRAIEPRRGYWTLPAGFMENGETIEQAAARETLEEACARVRDLSLYTLFDLPHISQVYMMFRAELVDLDFAVGEESLEVRLFEESQIPWSELAFPTIGRTLECFFADRRQNSFPVRNEPLEALRTHYTPR, from the coding sequence ATGAAATTCTGCAACCAGTGCGGCAATCCCGTCACCCGCATGATCCCGGCCGGCGACAACCGCATGCGCCATGTCTGCAGTCACTGCGACACCGTGCATTATGAAAACCCGCGTATCGTTGCCGGCTGCCTGCCCGTATGGCGCGACCAGGTGCTGCTATGCCGCCGCGCGATAGAGCCACGCCGCGGCTATTGGACATTGCCTGCCGGCTTCATGGAGAACGGCGAAACCATCGAGCAGGCTGCCGCCCGTGAAACCCTCGAAGAAGCCTGCGCCCGAGTGCGCGACCTCAGCCTCTATACCCTTTTCGACCTGCCGCACATCAGCCAGGTGTACATGATGTTTCGCGCCGAGCTGGTCGATCTGGACTTTGCCGTCGGCGAGGAAAGCCTGGAGGTACGCCTGTTCGAGGAATCGCAGATCCCCTGGTCAGAGCTGGCTTTCCCGACCATAGGCCGTACCTTAGAATGCTTCTTCGCCGACCGTCGGCAGAACTCCTTCCCGGTACGCAATGAGCCACTCGAAGCCCTGCGTACCCATTACACACCTCGTTGA
- a CDS encoding CDGSH iron-sulfur domain-containing protein, whose amino-acid sequence MADNSQQLLPEVRLVSPGETHRLCRCGHSSEMPNCPPGCAQSLILHPEREQRLLLCRCARSASLPYCDGSHSPLAPSLADKWRRFFGGR is encoded by the coding sequence ATGGCCGATAACTCTCAGCAGCTCCTCCCCGAAGTCCGCCTGGTCAGCCCCGGTGAGACACATCGGCTGTGCCGCTGCGGGCATTCGTCCGAGATGCCTAACTGCCCACCCGGCTGCGCCCAATCCCTGATCCTGCACCCCGAGCGCGAGCAGCGTCTGCTGTTGTGCCGTTGCGCACGTTCGGCGAGCCTGCCTTACTGCGATGGCAGCCACAGCCCTTTGGCACCCAGCCTGGCCGACAAATGGCGGCGCTTTTTCGGCGGCCGGTGA